The Helicobacter mustelae genome has a segment encoding these proteins:
- a CDS encoding vacuolating cytotoxin domain-containing protein has product MRDKNYLSKTLTKNKIFGSMILAMLGSLSPSFAKENITNSIWSLQNVNNYGAGPFIAGNTTTWSTWGASFSQSYLNGTLIFGNSGEVANTSGGGIWFGRGGDVGYITASFNAKNIYLTSTLGAGNSWRTGGGASLNFSATQKANLQSLTLEFYKAGTQNSNFSVTANEIEANNTRIQDNSGGTTSFSANTYNIQNLSIQKSGGKVVFNNKTSAADSGKGSVALSSLSIENGYFIAPNLKATLSIKSLNVTNTTFQTKDINAYALTTGNNASYTQSNGTTTITGDWNLPTNAGTTHNSIAISNVDNFVSTGGIAIQTWGAYSASFTVNNVKNLTLNSVHLDVFTGGDTGVNTFNFSGVSGKASINTLMATRGNITTNQNVDITNLIIRTTDFNPTTNFWGKNADTTYNITNLEIFGGWGATTKATAKFNSGKSLTIGTAKISNWSTLDAAAINNVKITTLESSYATIKAGANLEIDNATFSNNQTFLDSSGKITIGNITFNNGAELQIKSGQTLEAKNLIMHNGSALVAQAGNPNSNLSGDTTISKITFDNSRIYANNLTTQEITIQNNAQIWLKNNNSGLYKNEGTLNISDGSNLTVHGNMENIGSLNFTLNPNNTELINVSGYFQFNMDASSQKKDFTITNIGANGHEEQQKISVGIPKSRINIYTSTQDLITGQTYILIHAGGGFQFLQNGQVYTSLSENTKYGELSQVFAQNIYFYDNANKNKPMSVDFVSSTNNNTLSFYIPTLAQYVDITPYIKPGVWPFGDGRAVFGIMNGAGGLAKDYTLTLQPQVSSQPATKGRPVIYYLQNYTYHNSGNPNAVFTVNAIGSKFVLGKNRETAGNTGTIRIGDQLARSTMKVNADDIYLGGNIVLGDGALISGNLILNAANKNGQLGFIGSNDNNQQANIWIKNHSSLTAIGSEFNYQGTIYLTGNGTVSDTVQLNLNGITGGSTGKITMNGKNYDIYIRSLVVRSAKGANGGGIYAKNFYINTMQVNPGNYSPNDFMTNIGNSTINTLVFNGGTSGVDNAVLNFKQGGSLSVGTLELQNYGTLNASTLSKLDVSGSLSSNNSTIIFSKGSQEINIKNIVKFVNSTLSTSHFSSYGLSIGPNASFYQSTDDAQGYATMVLKGSYKVASQLVPIINNSNMVFTKLTSLTADTLGDRSIGLYGSSITLVEVKQATIANLVLTHNSNLDATYPVFSATKSPNIQLTIKNIGAVDAVFSTTHFSAYGLNTTGPAASNGTKPAMFYQSSNDTNGYASMVLHGTYQAISKLVPLINNTKLAFSKLSELTADTLEARSIGTYGSSITLSNVQKATIANLVLTHNSSGDTALPIFNATNTSGMELTIKNIGAVDATFSATHFSAVGLNTTGPAASNGTKPVMFYQSANNESGYATMVLHGTYQAISKLTPLINNSNLTFTKLTSLTAGTLEASPAGAYGSSIKLIDVQKATIQKIILSAPSAITNYPTFDARSSTNLNLNVRDIQSNSGYFYANNGGTTTISGQATFNNSVASFTNLDIAQNAALNYDSPTKITIAGNFNLNGSLNLNLTGNNLNTITIQGQTNIYLNNKNLPVLSVHNIEQLKNLKVGTEYILIHSIGGINYHYNGTSGNTQMYQDQMIKEFGFYGNSNKRLDSVNDDAKLGGFFLAKIIRNNRIGFKISTAPTSTFNPFNPNQIEYYFFKKGGQDWIYALRNINPQQTERLTKLYDAILKTQSSTAEASAVKEWLNALDSSSNVTIDNFQVLMIDKHNPIWAWDVVKENNLQYFQTVAKKIDNAIGQLGSVNNKASSANILRLATDTNRESRLVQLSSTKAPEDFASITESLKHTRFASKNLDLASIYRQEMRQRHKNNLWGKAVGAANFVNGGSGTLYGINVGYDRYVKNAIIGGYAAYAYSDYFGGLVQNRANNFNFGAYSRIFIEHGEIDINASTTVGWNRGFINSKEPITMSLNQNYHYNSYIENVNFTYGYIFYLQEKSLVLKPLVGISQYFVASSKIQGKADNAFNQDLAILASAVNKFALAFDAGLEMRKYMSATSYWYAHLGVSQDIFVMSGGGRTVTFVGNDTLRFFNNSRRNLRFTLLIGGEMKVYKRTFVNLGLGSKAGVFYKDIGVSGNVGVRYVF; this is encoded by the coding sequence ATGAGAGACAAAAATTATTTATCCAAAACACTCACAAAAAATAAAATCTTTGGCAGTATGATCCTAGCAATGCTAGGCTCTCTTAGCCCATCTTTTGCAAAAGAAAATATCACCAATTCCATCTGGAGTTTACAGAACGTGAATAATTACGGGGCTGGCCCTTTCATCGCTGGCAATACAACCACATGGAGCACTTGGGGTGCAAGCTTTTCTCAGAGTTATCTCAATGGGACACTAATCTTTGGCAATAGCGGAGAGGTTGCAAATACCAGTGGAGGAGGGATTTGGTTTGGAAGGGGAGGAGATGTAGGCTATATCACTGCAAGTTTCAATGCAAAAAATATTTATCTTACGAGCACACTAGGAGCAGGAAATAGCTGGAGGACTGGGGGTGGTGCAAGCCTTAATTTTAGTGCGACACAAAAAGCAAATCTACAAAGTTTGACACTTGAATTTTATAAAGCAGGCACACAGAATAGTAATTTCTCTGTCACTGCAAATGAAATTGAAGCAAACAATACAAGAATACAGGATAATTCTGGTGGAACCACTAGTTTTTCTGCAAATACTTACAATATACAAAATCTCAGCATTCAAAAATCTGGTGGAAAGGTTGTCTTTAACAATAAGACATCTGCTGCTGATAGTGGGAAGGGAAGTGTCGCACTCTCATCTCTAAGTATAGAGAATGGATATTTTATAGCCCCTAACCTCAAGGCAACACTTAGCATCAAATCTCTTAATGTCACAAATACCACATTCCAGACTAAAGACATCAATGCCTATGCACTCACCACAGGCAATAATGCAAGCTATACCCAAAGCAATGGCACCACCACCATCACAGGGGATTGGAATCTACCCACAAATGCAGGAACTACGCATAATTCTATTGCTATCAGCAATGTGGATAATTTTGTATCTACAGGTGGCATTGCAATACAAACCTGGGGTGCATATAGTGCGAGTTTTACAGTCAATAATGTAAAGAACCTCACACTAAATTCTGTTCATCTAGATGTCTTTACTGGTGGAGATACAGGAGTGAATACCTTTAATTTTAGTGGTGTGAGTGGAAAAGCTAGCATCAACACCCTCATGGCCACCCGCGGAAATATCACCACCAATCAAAATGTCGATATCACAAATCTCATTATTAGAACCACAGACTTTAATCCTACGACAAATTTTTGGGGCAAAAATGCAGATACCACCTACAACATCACCAATCTAGAAATCTTTGGAGGCTGGGGAGCAACCACAAAGGCTACAGCAAAATTCAATTCTGGCAAAAGCCTCACCATTGGAACTGCAAAGATCTCTAATTGGAGCACACTAGATGCAGCAGCGATTAATAATGTAAAAATCACTACCCTAGAATCCTCCTATGCCACAATCAAAGCAGGAGCAAATCTAGAAATTGACAATGCCACTTTTAGCAATAATCAGACTTTTCTAGATTCCAGTGGAAAGATTACGATTGGCAATATTACTTTCAACAATGGCGCAGAGCTCCAGATTAAAAGCGGACAAACCCTAGAGGCAAAAAATCTCATCATGCACAATGGCTCTGCTCTGGTGGCTCAAGCAGGAAATCCCAATAGCAATCTCTCAGGTGATACGACGATTAGTAAAATCACTTTTGATAATTCTAGAATCTATGCCAATAATCTCACCACACAAGAGATTACGATTCAAAATAACGCACAGATTTGGCTGAAAAACAATAACAGCGGTCTTTATAAAAATGAAGGAACCCTCAATATCTCAGATGGATCCAACCTTACTGTCCATGGAAATATGGAAAACATTGGCTCTTTGAACTTCACGCTAAACCCCAACAACACAGAGCTTATCAATGTCAGTGGGTATTTTCAATTCAACATGGATGCCTCAAGCCAAAAAAAAGATTTTACGATTACAAATATTGGGGCCAATGGTCATGAGGAGCAGCAAAAGATTTCTGTAGGGATTCCAAAATCTAGAATCAATATCTACACAAGCACCCAAGATCTCATCACAGGGCAGACCTATATATTGATTCATGCTGGTGGAGGATTTCAATTCCTGCAAAACGGACAAGTCTACACCAGTCTCTCAGAAAACACAAAATACGGGGAGCTCAGCCAGGTTTTTGCGCAAAATATTTATTTTTATGATAACGCAAACAAAAATAAGCCCATGAGTGTGGATTTTGTCTCAAGCACGAATAATAATACCTTGAGTTTTTATATCCCAACACTTGCCCAATATGTAGACATCACTCCCTATATCAAACCTGGGGTATGGCCATTTGGAGATGGGCGCGCAGTCTTTGGCATTATGAATGGCGCAGGAGGACTGGCTAAAGACTACACCCTGACCCTACAGCCACAGGTATCAAGTCAACCAGCTACCAAAGGCAGGCCTGTCATCTATTATCTACAAAACTACACCTATCACAATAGTGGCAACCCTAATGCGGTTTTTACTGTTAATGCGATTGGCTCAAAGTTTGTCTTGGGTAAAAATCGTGAGACTGCAGGAAATACAGGGACCATCCGCATCGGAGATCAGTTGGCCCGATCTACCATGAAGGTCAATGCTGATGATATCTATCTTGGTGGAAATATTGTGCTAGGAGATGGCGCCCTTATTAGCGGCAATCTCATACTCAATGCAGCAAATAAAAACGGTCAGCTAGGTTTTATTGGATCTAATGACAACAATCAACAAGCTAATATCTGGATAAAAAATCACTCCAGCCTAACAGCTATAGGTAGTGAATTTAACTATCAGGGCACGATCTACCTCACAGGAAATGGCACTGTGAGTGATACAGTCCAGCTAAATCTCAATGGCATCACCGGCGGCAGTACTGGCAAAATCACTATGAATGGGAAAAACTATGACATCTATATCCGCAGCCTTGTGGTGCGGAGCGCTAAAGGTGCCAATGGTGGGGGAATCTATGCCAAAAATTTCTACATCAATACCATGCAGGTAAATCCTGGGAACTACTCTCCCAATGATTTTATGACAAATATTGGAAATTCTACCATCAACACATTGGTATTTAATGGTGGCACGAGTGGTGTAGATAATGCAGTGCTAAATTTCAAGCAGGGTGGGAGTCTAAGTGTGGGCACATTGGAGCTCCAAAACTATGGAACACTCAATGCAAGCACGCTCTCAAAGCTTGATGTGAGTGGGTCACTAAGCTCCAATAATTCCACGATCATTTTTTCTAAAGGATCCCAGGAGATTAACATCAAAAATATCGTGAAATTTGTGAATTCCACCCTTTCGACTTCACATTTCTCCTCCTATGGGCTTAGCATCGGGCCAAATGCCTCTTTTTACCAATCCACAGATGATGCACAAGGCTATGCAACCATGGTGCTCAAGGGAAGCTATAAAGTGGCCTCCCAACTTGTGCCAATTATCAATAATTCCAATATGGTTTTTACTAAGCTCACTAGCCTCACAGCCGACACACTAGGAGATCGCAGCATCGGGCTCTATGGCAGTTCTATCACTCTGGTTGAAGTCAAGCAAGCAACCATTGCCAACCTCGTGCTGACACATAACTCCAATCTCGATGCCACCTATCCCGTGTTTAGTGCAACAAAAAGTCCAAATATACAGCTTACCATCAAAAACATTGGCGCAGTGGATGCGGTCTTTTCTACCACGCATTTCTCTGCATATGGGCTCAATACCACAGGGCCTGCTGCAAGCAATGGCACTAAGCCTGCGATGTTTTATCAATCTTCAAATGATACAAATGGCTATGCGAGTATGGTGCTTCATGGCACTTATCAAGCCATTTCTAAGCTCGTCCCATTAATCAACAATACCAAGCTGGCTTTTTCTAAACTAAGTGAACTTACTGCAGATACACTAGAAGCTAGAAGCATTGGGACCTATGGCAGCTCCATCACCCTTAGTAATGTGCAAAAAGCAACCATTGCCAACCTCGTGCTGACACATAACTCAAGTGGTGATACTGCCCTGCCAATCTTCAACGCTACCAATACCTCAGGAATGGAGCTCACCATCAAAAACATTGGCGCAGTAGATGCGACCTTTTCTGCCACGCATTTCTCTGCAGTTGGGCTCAATACCACAGGGCCTGCTGCAAGCAATGGCACTAAGCCTGTAATGTTCTATCAATCCGCCAATAATGAAAGTGGCTATGCAACCATGGTGCTTCATGGCACTTATCAGGCCATTTCTAAATTAACTCCATTAATCAATAATTCCAATCTGACATTTACAAAGCTCACTAGCCTTACTGCAGGTACACTAGAAGCAAGCCCTGCAGGTGCCTATGGCAGTTCTATCAAATTAATCGATGTGCAAAAAGCTACCATCCAAAAAATCATCTTGAGTGCACCTAGTGCAATCACAAATTACCCAACATTTGATGCAAGAAGTAGCACAAATCTCAATCTCAATGTACGTGATATCCAATCTAATAGCGGCTATTTCTATGCGAATAATGGTGGCACTACAACCATCAGTGGCCAGGCGACTTTTAACAACTCTGTAGCATCTTTCACAAACCTAGACATCGCACAAAATGCTGCGCTAAACTATGATTCTCCTACAAAAATCACCATTGCTGGAAATTTCAACCTAAATGGTAGTCTAAACCTCAATCTAACAGGCAATAATCTCAATACCATCACCATCCAAGGCCAAACCAATATCTATCTCAATAATAAAAACCTTCCTGTTTTGAGTGTGCACAATATTGAACAGCTTAAAAATCTCAAGGTGGGCACAGAGTATATTTTGATTCATTCTATAGGGGGGATCAATTATCATTATAATGGCACTTCTGGCAACACACAGATGTATCAAGATCAAATGATTAAGGAATTTGGCTTTTATGGCAATTCCAATAAGCGCCTTGATTCTGTAAATGATGATGCGAAATTGGGTGGATTTTTTCTAGCAAAGATTATTCGAAACAATCGCATTGGCTTTAAGATCTCCACAGCGCCTACTAGCACCTTCAACCCTTTTAATCCTAACCAGATTGAATATTATTTCTTCAAAAAGGGTGGCCAAGACTGGATCTATGCACTAAGGAATATCAATCCCCAGCAAACTGAGAGACTCACCAAGCTCTATGATGCGATCTTAAAAACTCAAAGTTCCACAGCTGAGGCTAGTGCAGTCAAAGAATGGCTAAATGCGCTAGATTCTAGCAGCAATGTGACTATTGATAATTTTCAAGTCTTGATGATTGATAAACACAATCCTATCTGGGCCTGGGATGTGGTAAAGGAAAATAATCTGCAATACTTCCAAACTGTTGCTAAAAAGATTGACAATGCCATAGGCCAGCTAGGTTCAGTAAACAACAAAGCTAGCAGTGCAAACATCCTGCGTCTTGCTACAGATACCAATAGAGAAAGCCGCCTTGTACAGCTCTCTAGCACCAAGGCACCAGAGGATTTTGCTTCCATCACTGAGTCTCTCAAGCATACTCGTTTTGCTAGCAAAAATCTTGATCTTGCCTCCATCTATCGCCAAGAAATGCGTCAAAGACATAAGAATAATCTTTGGGGCAAGGCTGTTGGTGCAGCCAATTTCGTCAATGGTGGCAGTGGCACGCTTTATGGAATCAATGTAGGTTATGATCGCTATGTCAAAAATGCCATCATAGGTGGTTATGCTGCCTATGCATATAGTGATTATTTTGGCGGTCTTGTACAAAATCGTGCCAATAACTTTAACTTTGGTGCATATTCACGCATCTTTATTGAGCATGGAGAAATTGATATTAATGCTAGTACCACAGTGGGATGGAATAGGGGCTTTATCAATTCTAAAGAGCCTATTACCATGAGTCTCAATCAGAACTATCATTACAATAGCTACATAGAAAATGTGAATTTCACCTATGGCTATATTTTCTATCTCCAAGAAAAGAGCCTGGTTCTAAAGCCACTGGTGGGTATCTCGCAATATTTTGTGGCAAGCTCTAAGATCCAGGGCAAGGCAGATAATGCCTTCAATCAAGATCTAGCCATCCTAGCTAGTGCAGTCAATAAATTTGCCCTAGCATTTGATGCAGGATTAGAAATGCGAAAATACATGAGTGCTACTTCTTATTGGTATGCACATCTTGGAGTCTCTCAAGATATTTTTGTAATGTCAGGGGGTGGAAGAACCGTCACATTTGTAGGCAATGACACATTGCGCTTTTTCAATAACAGTCGAAGAAATCTGCGCTTTACTTTGCTTATTGGTGGTGAGATGAAGGTTTATAAACGCACCTTTGTCAACCTAGGTCTAGGATCTAAGGCTGGTGTGTTTTACAAAGACATAGGAGTCAGTGGCAATGTCGGGGTGAGATATGTATTTTAG
- a CDS encoding pertactin-like passenger domain-containing protein has protein sequence MKKICRSLFAQKNKFHLSFFLFTPLIFTPLAHSITITDANQIITVQASAPGDNNFLQTHSNQIIIYPTVQVTVFGTGAFAPQSNYTQRGFIYDAINQQNQIFSGKNAFSFAINTTQLTGDGGSMFFAGNNNATITFNSNLTINFTNGSNIGQGIFLSAPYVAPGGILDPQGNDQTGKFIFNRNVMINASNVAQNSGGYIFNLSQKKAVIDVNYNGGNAVNPVNLIQLQGNIKLNGQDAVLNMYLNNPDSFLVGREDYTSGQFNLSLNNGGKWIVTEGNPVINNLFISNQGDPNNNPFLQTQGFHNGLSMIDLATPQFNKPFTMQTITINTLSGNNGVFRTMVDIPGLQADLVKINKNSSGTFYLQLFEKPGVKPPGNGEIKVAEIMDGGQNLTFNALPAKIGLYDYTAKIIKKPQGNGFKWVIDANVPPKMTPNNNVQNAIYRLMTLQYRIFRIQSESINHHIDELVQTKAHHNFWANYYIGKQSYKSSRDNFQAMQGGYDYGLNLGALRQLVGVMVDYVGMKDRDTDFDGTVNNFGIGAYAQSDLTMSQKASINLDLKMKYNYSRNSFTPKNNLAGANFVKSYHLFFMGARLGSKINLDRGNTWFLEPSGNAGIGFISGGYINIVDQITQANFGGKQASASIMALDVNLAVGKRFFDADNYVDLRAGIGYGYNNNTGGNITFIDVNTQNNFTIATPADHRMKIFFSANASLNNFIKLYANFYRTFFSHLNTDYVFSFGVRISFGDFASSRGSRKRSAREDQSLEHQEIRPMKVPRKTLEGANARPLPRLYGN, from the coding sequence TTGAAAAAAATTTGCAGATCTTTATTTGCCCAAAAGAATAAATTCCATCTCTCTTTTTTTCTTTTCACACCCTTAATTTTCACACCTCTAGCACACTCCATCACTATCACAGATGCAAACCAAATCATCACCGTGCAGGCCAGCGCACCCGGTGATAATAATTTTTTGCAAACCCATTCCAATCAAATTATTATCTACCCCACCGTGCAAGTGACTGTCTTTGGCACAGGGGCATTCGCTCCTCAGAGCAACTATACACAAAGAGGCTTTATTTATGATGCCATCAATCAGCAAAACCAAATCTTTAGTGGCAAAAATGCCTTTAGTTTTGCCATCAACACCACACAACTTACAGGAGATGGTGGGTCTATGTTTTTTGCTGGAAATAATAATGCTACCATAACCTTCAACTCCAACCTCACCATCAATTTTACAAATGGGAGCAATATCGGACAGGGAATATTTCTAAGCGCGCCCTATGTCGCTCCTGGTGGGATCCTCGACCCGCAGGGGAATGACCAAACGGGGAAATTTATCTTTAATAGAAATGTCATGATTAATGCCAGCAATGTCGCACAAAATTCTGGTGGCTATATCTTCAACCTCAGCCAAAAAAAAGCTGTGATTGATGTAAATTATAATGGCGGCAATGCAGTCAATCCCGTCAATCTTATCCAACTCCAAGGAAATATCAAGCTCAATGGCCAGGATGCCGTGCTCAATATGTATCTCAATAATCCCGATTCTTTTTTGGTGGGGCGAGAAGACTATACCAGTGGGCAATTCAATCTAAGCCTTAATAATGGCGGAAAATGGATCGTCACAGAGGGGAATCCTGTAATCAACAATCTTTTTATCAGCAACCAAGGCGATCCCAACAATAATCCCTTTTTGCAGACACAGGGCTTCCATAATGGCCTTTCCATGATCGATCTTGCCACACCTCAATTCAACAAGCCCTTCACCATGCAAACCATCACAATCAACACCCTAAGTGGAAATAATGGCGTATTTCGCACTATGGTAGACATCCCAGGCCTCCAAGCAGACCTAGTCAAAATCAATAAGAATAGCTCTGGCACATTCTATCTCCAGCTCTTTGAAAAACCTGGCGTAAAACCCCCAGGAAATGGAGAAATCAAAGTGGCTGAGATCATGGACGGGGGGCAAAATCTCACATTCAACGCGCTACCTGCAAAAATTGGCCTCTATGACTACACAGCCAAAATCATCAAAAAACCACAGGGCAATGGATTTAAATGGGTGATCGATGCCAATGTTCCCCCCAAGATGACACCAAATAACAATGTCCAAAATGCCATCTATCGCCTCATGACACTGCAGTATCGGATCTTCCGTATACAATCTGAGAGCATCAATCACCATATTGACGAGTTGGTGCAAACAAAGGCGCACCATAATTTTTGGGCCAATTATTACATAGGCAAGCAGTCTTACAAAAGCTCGCGGGACAATTTTCAGGCCATGCAGGGGGGTTATGACTATGGTCTCAATCTTGGGGCACTGCGCCAGCTAGTAGGCGTGATGGTGGATTATGTAGGCATGAAAGACAGAGATACGGATTTTGATGGCACTGTCAATAATTTCGGCATAGGTGCCTATGCGCAATCGGATCTCACCATGAGCCAAAAAGCCAGCATCAACCTTGATTTGAAAATGAAATACAATTATTCACGAAATTCCTTCACACCAAAAAACAATCTTGCAGGTGCAAATTTCGTCAAATCCTATCATCTCTTTTTCATGGGGGCAAGGCTTGGCAGCAAGATTAATCTTGATCGTGGCAATACTTGGTTTTTGGAGCCTAGTGGGAATGCGGGCATCGGCTTCATATCTGGGGGATATATCAACATCGTAGATCAAATCACACAGGCAAATTTTGGGGGCAAGCAAGCTAGTGCCTCCATCATGGCACTGGATGTCAATCTCGCAGTGGGCAAGCGCTTCTTTGATGCGGATAATTATGTAGATCTTCGTGCTGGGATTGGTTATGGTTACAATAACAACACCGGTGGGAATATTACTTTTATCGATGTCAACACGCAAAACAACTTCACCATAGCCACACCCGCTGACCACAGGATGAAGATTTTTTTTAGCGCCAATGCCTCACTGAATAATTTCATCAAGCTCTATGCGAACTTTTATCGCACATTTTTCAGCCATCTCAATACCGACTATGTCTTTAGCTTTGGTGTGCGCATAAGCTTTGGGGATTTCGCATCCAGTCGTGGCTCTAGAAAGAGGAGCGCGCGCGAGGATCAGTCTCTAGAACATCAAGAAATCCGCCCCATGAAGGTGCCCAGAAAGACGCTAGAGGGGGCCAATGCAAGGCCGCTGCCAAGGCTATATGGCAACTAA